A window of Staphylococcus sp. 17KM0847 contains these coding sequences:
- a CDS encoding CDP-glycerol glycerophosphotransferase family protein has protein sequence MRIKVLGYNIFQKGGTSQSNLNLISTLSKAGHEVTYVNFVGFQNKHLKVLKKQVGHSIHAVHFVSFHGRQSLMNADLLILTRESLFSLAREVKIYAPNTMILGEIHGPLAYVKEDMDLALEAMDAVRVSTQEIAKQFAQRYDYPYVFPMYVNTDHIKWKKAPSTNTKNLLIKARFEDEIKEISYALKLMYYTIHTRGQQDIHLYLQGYGPSLTDYKQLIEYYDIAEYVHINEAIPSEVIYLSTSPYETLGFSILESIAAGYQVMVYPGHDDVLRNIYSAYQAVHFISKDLSLDYDVLMTVLATPYTQAQRLADEEVYTAQFASTAYADKLVDSVKRMSRIHHTQTVHIKPPQITAKQQYWKALGQRLIGKTQRMLPTRVKQKLENSKQGQQLIRGVRLANAAVRRRRHSHNIQEKCIFIESFHGKNFSGDPKYIALALKRISPELQIYVSSVSTLVDMEIRSYGMIPVRFASNAYIKAFEQCRYIIINGNLWNRLKKQEGQEVIQTWHGFPLKRMVNDLMNAKERIYQSAQFRPKMLQWDALLISSKQYEEYVTSAFGLSDHPSLHIMPYGAPRNSYLIQHRDDSIERQKVQEKYLLTKDESKRYILFCPTWRKTERQSVSKLDLKALLEALPIHYEILIKLHPNEGHLRQYYKTMHPRVHCFMNELVDIQELYLLADILMTDYSSAMFDYAHLNRPIFILDEDVITYGQEIGFYFDVTALKSIQHVQPDAKNIAHAIQAATAINHEEIIQRFMCLDTQHSDECVAQAMMSFGREQQ, from the coding sequence ATGCGTATTAAAGTGCTGGGATACAATATTTTTCAAAAAGGTGGCACCTCACAAAGTAATTTGAATCTTATATCGACACTGTCCAAAGCAGGTCATGAAGTGACATATGTTAATTTTGTTGGCTTTCAAAATAAGCATTTGAAAGTATTAAAAAAACAAGTCGGCCACTCTATTCATGCTGTTCACTTTGTTTCATTTCATGGGCGTCAATCTTTAATGAATGCAGATTTGCTTATTTTAACGAGAGAAAGCTTGTTTAGTTTAGCACGAGAAGTGAAGATTTATGCGCCAAATACAATGATATTAGGAGAAATACATGGTCCACTTGCTTATGTCAAAGAAGATATGGATTTAGCATTGGAAGCAATGGATGCAGTACGTGTGAGTACACAGGAAATCGCCAAGCAGTTTGCGCAACGTTATGATTATCCATATGTTTTTCCGATGTATGTGAATACGGATCATATTAAGTGGAAAAAAGCACCAAGTACCAACACTAAAAACTTATTGATTAAAGCAAGGTTTGAAGATGAGATTAAAGAGATATCTTATGCATTGAAATTGATGTACTATACGATTCATACACGAGGTCAACAAGATATACACCTTTATTTACAAGGTTATGGACCTTCGTTGACGGACTATAAACAACTGATTGAATATTATGATATAGCCGAATATGTGCACATCAATGAAGCGATACCAAGTGAAGTGATATATCTTTCAACATCACCATATGAAACACTCGGCTTTTCTATTTTAGAATCTATTGCTGCAGGTTATCAGGTGATGGTTTATCCGGGGCATGATGATGTACTCCGAAATATTTATAGTGCTTATCAGGCAGTACATTTTATTTCTAAAGATTTAAGTTTAGATTATGATGTATTAATGACTGTATTAGCTACACCATACACTCAAGCTCAGCGTTTAGCAGATGAGGAAGTGTATACTGCCCAATTTGCAAGCACAGCTTATGCAGATAAGCTTGTTGATAGCGTTAAACGGATGTCTCGCATACACCACACACAAACAGTTCATATCAAGCCACCTCAAATCACAGCTAAACAGCAATATTGGAAAGCTTTAGGCCAACGTTTGATTGGCAAAACACAACGAATGTTACCAACGCGCGTAAAACAAAAGTTAGAAAACTCAAAGCAAGGTCAACAATTAATCCGAGGTGTACGACTTGCTAATGCAGCCGTTCGACGTAGACGGCATTCTCATAATATACAGGAAAAATGTATATTTATAGAGTCGTTTCATGGTAAAAACTTTTCCGGAGATCCTAAATATATTGCATTAGCATTGAAACGTATATCACCAGAACTACAAATTTATGTGAGTTCTGTGAGTACATTAGTAGATATGGAAATTCGTTCGTATGGTATGATACCGGTTCGTTTTGCCTCTAACGCTTATATTAAAGCTTTTGAACAGTGTCGTTATATTATTATTAACGGTAATCTTTGGAATCGCTTAAAAAAACAAGAGGGGCAAGAAGTTATTCAAACATGGCACGGTTTTCCGTTGAAGCGAATGGTAAATGATTTGATGAACGCTAAAGAACGGATATATCAATCTGCTCAGTTTAGACCTAAAATGCTGCAATGGGACGCGCTATTAATATCATCTAAACAATATGAGGAATATGTAACATCTGCCTTTGGATTGTCTGATCATCCATCACTTCATATAATGCCATATGGCGCACCACGCAATAGTTACTTAATACAGCATAGAGATGATTCAATAGAGCGTCAAAAGGTACAAGAGAAATATTTATTGACTAAAGATGAAAGTAAGCGATACATTTTATTTTGTCCGACGTGGCGTAAAACGGAACGCCAGTCTGTATCAAAACTAGATTTGAAAGCATTATTAGAAGCATTGCCGATACATTACGAAATACTCATCAAGCTACATCCTAACGAAGGCCATTTGCGTCAGTATTATAAAACAATGCATCCACGTGTACATTGTTTTATGAATGAACTTGTCGATATTCAAGAATTATATTTGTTAGCTGATATTTTAATGACAGATTATTCATCAGCTATGTTTGATTATGCACATTTAAATCGTCCAATTTTCATTTTGGATGAAGATGTAATAACATACGGTCAAGAAATAGGATTTTATTTTGATGTGACAGCATTAAAATCGATTCAACACGTTCAACCGGATGCTAAAAATATTGCACATGCTATTCAAGCAGCAACAGCTATAAATCATGAAGAAATCATTCAGAGATTTATGTGTCTCGATACTCAACACTCAGATGAATGTGTCGCTCAAGCGATGATGTCTTTTGGGAGGGAACAGCAATGA
- a CDS encoding YfhO family protein, with protein MKKDFLQFKWLKVVMMALCVGAIVYSPVLYRYVAHGIVYSGNVDGFKQMMPFQLFLYERMTALSSFYDSSFGLGGDYFTDLSYYYTTSPLMYMTFLGIKFFQVLGVADPSTIEFWPPIQIVTAYFKCVLMFIVTYGMFKMFRIVNPYRFVGAMLYSTSTVVYYYNLAWSFYGDVLIYLPLSIWGMERFFKTRKIGLFIVAIALTLFSNFYLSYYEAIALIIYLIYRMIDTHPEDMVSRWKKLWLLCPAVLISLCIASFGFLTGVQSFFNNDRQLSHYHVPKLINFNPNYHIFSSGFFITITFIALVATFSFKLYRHYYYRLFAIFTWILLLGSLTPYIDTIFNGFSFPVRRWSYLLALSTSVLVSLWLKHITELTMRDYLISLMPLIPLAIATIMLSMGHMWWMIASMLILCIIVYYLYRQRNISKKGIYVIVGLFIIQQFVMLLNYRTNYVTQYESDMDMFYSPKYYSQVLQEKINEITQRQSPLERIDFMGHYSLNSSMIYHYNGVALYSSIFDGAILDYYDKQMQINMEYESNSTYRMLGNRANMYALWGVTDRIKKRTDTTIPYGMTVEDTIKDKDTIWSHSHNYIDYPAAHLTSKVYNAKDLKSPLDREHAFLQGVVLDGVTGNTSFEANHNLIKSAKITPRDAKQKGHQLTVSKNMGGLDILMPKNLLSQYKDYYVEMDIELLYPDSQHYVKLDSFHQMRREPSYRYKRFVTPITIRVAAKDVMQLKLKKGTYRVKIKGIYGEDYSTLEKAKDDLVPVKVTKTKQDVRVEMNPKKDTYLVMPMPYRDGLKAEVDGKARTVKKGNGLQTVIPVNRGEKTVVIHYELPYWRLYLVMTILGFISAFIYRKWLRCSI; from the coding sequence TTGAAAAAAGATTTTCTGCAGTTTAAATGGTTAAAAGTAGTTATGATGGCTCTTTGTGTTGGTGCAATTGTATATTCACCTGTCCTTTATCGATACGTTGCACATGGCATTGTTTATAGTGGAAACGTTGATGGATTCAAACAAATGATGCCATTCCAATTATTTTTATATGAACGGATGACAGCTCTGTCGTCATTTTATGATAGTTCTTTTGGTTTAGGTGGAGATTATTTCACAGATCTATCTTATTATTATACGACTTCTCCACTTATGTATATGACTTTTTTGGGTATCAAATTTTTTCAAGTGTTGGGCGTAGCAGACCCATCAACAATTGAATTTTGGCCGCCTATTCAAATTGTGACTGCATATTTTAAATGTGTGCTTATGTTTATAGTCACATATGGTATGTTTAAAATGTTTCGAATTGTGAATCCATATCGTTTTGTTGGTGCAATGCTGTATAGCACATCAACGGTTGTGTATTATTATAATCTTGCGTGGTCTTTTTATGGGGATGTATTGATTTATTTGCCACTCTCTATTTGGGGAATGGAGCGTTTCTTCAAAACGCGTAAGATTGGTCTGTTTATCGTTGCAATTGCTCTAACATTATTTTCTAATTTTTATCTCAGTTACTATGAAGCTATTGCATTAATAATTTATTTGATTTATCGCATGATTGACACACACCCGGAAGATATGGTTTCACGTTGGAAAAAGCTATGGCTGTTATGCCCAGCTGTTTTGATAAGTTTATGTATTGCTTCGTTTGGTTTTTTAACAGGTGTGCAGTCATTTTTTAATAATGATCGCCAACTTAGTCATTATCACGTACCAAAATTGATTAACTTTAATCCAAATTATCATATTTTTTCTAGCGGCTTTTTTATTACGATTACATTTATTGCTTTAGTTGCAACTTTTTCGTTTAAATTATATCGTCACTATTACTATCGTTTATTCGCTATTTTTACATGGATTTTATTGTTAGGTAGTTTGACACCATATATCGATACAATATTTAATGGCTTTTCTTTTCCGGTCAGACGGTGGTCATATTTGTTAGCTTTATCAACAAGTGTTTTGGTGTCCTTATGGTTGAAACATATTACAGAATTAACCATGCGTGATTACTTAATATCGCTCATGCCACTTATTCCATTAGCAATTGCGACAATAATGTTATCTATGGGACACATGTGGTGGATGATCGCAAGTATGTTGATTTTATGTATTATTGTATATTATTTATATCGCCAAAGAAATATATCAAAAAAGGGAATCTATGTGATTGTAGGGTTGTTTATAATCCAACAATTTGTGATGCTACTAAATTATCGTACGAACTATGTAACGCAATATGAATCGGATATGGATATGTTCTATAGTCCAAAGTATTATAGCCAGGTGCTTCAAGAGAAAATTAATGAAATAACTCAAAGACAATCGCCCTTGGAACGCATTGATTTTATGGGACACTATTCACTTAATTCGAGTATGATCTACCATTATAATGGTGTTGCACTTTATTCTAGCATTTTTGACGGTGCGATTTTAGATTATTATGATAAACAAATGCAAATAAATATGGAGTATGAAAGTAATAGTACGTATCGTATGTTAGGAAATCGTGCCAATATGTATGCATTATGGGGAGTAACGGATCGTATTAAAAAAAGGACAGATACAACAATTCCTTATGGTATGACAGTTGAAGATACCATTAAAGATAAAGATACTATATGGTCACACAGTCATAATTACATAGATTATCCTGCTGCACATTTGACGTCCAAAGTTTATAATGCAAAAGATTTAAAATCTCCATTAGATCGTGAACATGCCTTTTTACAAGGTGTTGTGCTAGATGGTGTCACAGGAAATACATCTTTTGAAGCTAACCATAACCTTATAAAGTCTGCTAAAATTACCCCTCGTGATGCAAAACAAAAAGGGCATCAATTAACAGTGTCAAAAAACATGGGTGGTTTAGACATTTTAATGCCTAAGAATTTGTTAAGCCAATATAAAGATTACTATGTAGAAATGGATATAGAGTTATTGTATCCTGATAGTCAACATTATGTGAAGCTAGATAGTTTTCATCAAATGCGTAGAGAGCCTAGCTATAGATATAAACGCTTTGTGACTCCTATTACAATTCGTGTTGCTGCTAAAGATGTAATGCAATTGAAACTAAAAAAAGGTACATATCGTGTAAAGATTAAAGGTATCTATGGTGAAGACTATTCCACATTAGAAAAAGCGAAAGATGACCTAGTTCCAGTGAAAGTTACGAAAACAAAACAAGACGTCCGTGTAGAAATGAATCCGAAGAAAGATACATACCTTGTTATGCCAATGCCGTATCGCGATGGTTTAAAAGCGGAAGTAGACGGTAAAGCAAGAACTGTGAAAAAAGGGAACGGTTTACAGACAGTTATTCCAGTTAATCGAGGTGAGAAAACTGTTGTGATTCATTATGAATTACCGTATTGGCGTTTATATCTTGTGATGACAATTTTAGGTTTCATCAGTGCATTTATTTATCGTAAGTGGTTACGTTGTAGTATTTAG
- a CDS encoding DeoR/GlpR family DNA-binding transcription regulator: MLTDKRHALIIEALEQHNFLKLQQLMAYTGSSASTIRRDLTKLQEEGLLTRVHGGAKLVSLSLEPELSTKRTQHIEEKIEIAKQAAQLINDGDDLYLDAGSTTLEMIPFITATGITVVTNGLSHVEALLKQGIHTYIIGGEMKPNTMAVVGTRAVKFLKNYCFDKAFLGINGIDETSGLTTPDEREAMMKEVAIQQSQQAYVLADHSKFGQVHFATIKTSELPIIITSAQGHLQNQSLKGEKHLEILGG; this comes from the coding sequence GTGTTAACAGACAAACGCCATGCACTTATTATTGAGGCTTTGGAACAACATAATTTTTTAAAGTTACAACAGCTAATGGCTTATACAGGTTCGAGTGCATCAACGATTCGACGAGATTTAACAAAACTGCAAGAAGAAGGTCTTTTGACACGTGTACATGGTGGTGCAAAGTTAGTGTCTTTATCGTTAGAGCCTGAGCTATCCACTAAACGTACACAACATATCGAAGAAAAGATTGAAATTGCCAAACAAGCAGCACAGCTGATTAACGATGGAGATGACTTGTATTTAGACGCGGGATCAACAACATTGGAGATGATACCGTTTATAACAGCCACAGGTATTACTGTTGTGACAAATGGTTTATCTCATGTTGAAGCACTTTTGAAACAAGGCATTCACACATATATTATTGGTGGAGAAATGAAGCCAAATACAATGGCGGTCGTAGGTACGAGAGCAGTTAAGTTTTTGAAGAATTATTGCTTTGACAAAGCTTTTTTAGGTATTAACGGTATTGATGAAACATCGGGGCTGACGACACCAGATGAACGTGAAGCGATGATGAAGGAAGTGGCGATACAGCAAAGCCAACAAGCTTATGTTTTGGCAGATCATTCTAAATTTGGACAGGTTCATTTTGCTACTATAAAAACATCTGAGTTACCCATTATTATTACATCCGCACAAGGTCATTTGCAGAACCAGTCATTAAAAGGGGAAAAACATCTTGAAATTTTAGGAGGCTAA
- the pfkB gene encoding 1-phosphofructokinase: MIYTVTLNPSIDYIMFVEGFTSGALNRTVDTAKFAGGKGINVSRVLKTLDVPSTALGFVGGFPGQFIEETLTKAGIKTDFTHVKEDTRINVKLKSDKETEINAAGPQITKEHISELFEKLRQTTSEDIVVVAGSVPSSLPNTIYKDIAEIVQRTGAQLVVDAEKSLIEGILPYRPRLIKPNKVELEEMFGTTITTDEEVLMYGHKLLEQGAQTVLVSLGGEGAIYLDRTQAYKVLAPSGKVVNTVGAGDSTVAGMVAGFTKCLAQQEVLKWAIASGSATAFNDDLAQRKMIDDLFKKIEITPLYKEG, from the coding sequence ATGATATATACAGTAACGTTGAATCCATCGATTGATTATATTATGTTTGTGGAAGGTTTTACATCGGGAGCGCTTAATCGTACAGTAGATACTGCAAAGTTTGCAGGGGGTAAAGGTATTAATGTTTCACGTGTATTAAAAACATTAGATGTACCATCTACTGCGTTAGGTTTTGTGGGTGGATTTCCCGGACAGTTTATCGAAGAAACATTAACAAAGGCGGGTATTAAAACGGACTTTACGCACGTGAAGGAAGATACACGTATTAATGTTAAATTGAAGAGTGATAAAGAAACTGAAATTAATGCAGCAGGACCTCAAATTACAAAAGAACATATTTCAGAGTTATTTGAAAAACTTCGTCAAACGACATCAGAAGATATTGTTGTTGTCGCTGGTAGCGTACCGAGTAGTTTGCCAAATACAATTTATAAAGATATCGCTGAAATTGTTCAACGTACTGGAGCACAATTGGTAGTAGATGCAGAAAAATCCTTAATCGAAGGGATTTTACCTTATCGACCACGTCTCATTAAGCCGAATAAAGTAGAACTAGAAGAAATGTTTGGCACGACGATAACTACTGATGAAGAGGTATTAATGTATGGTCATAAACTTTTAGAACAAGGTGCACAAACTGTTTTAGTATCACTTGGGGGAGAAGGTGCTATTTACTTAGATAGAACACAAGCCTATAAAGTCCTTGCACCAAGTGGTAAAGTCGTGAATACAGTAGGTGCAGGTGATAGTACCGTAGCAGGCATGGTAGCGGGCTTTACAAAATGTTTAGCTCAGCAAGAAGTATTAAAATGGGCGATCGCCTCAGGGTCAGCGACAGCATTTAATGATGATTTAGCACAGCGCAAGATGATTGATGACTTATTTAAAAAAATAGAAATCACACCACTATATAAGGAGGGGTAA
- the ybaK gene encoding Cys-tRNA(Pro) deacylase produces MKKMKKTNAMRILDRAKIMYETRTFEVDDEHIEGLEVAKRIDVSEKQVYKTLVLENAQREHFVFVVPVSAHLDMKAAAASVGEKKLHLMPLEDLKKITGYIRGGCSPIGMKTQFPTVIDASVEQFDQMFVSAGQRGVQMGLAPQALIEVVNAEVKSIAIYE; encoded by the coding sequence ATGAAGAAAATGAAAAAGACAAATGCAATGAGAATATTGGACCGTGCAAAAATAATGTATGAAACGAGAACATTTGAAGTAGATGATGAACATATTGAAGGCTTAGAAGTGGCAAAACGTATAGATGTTTCCGAGAAACAAGTCTATAAAACATTAGTGCTTGAGAATGCACAAAGAGAACATTTTGTGTTTGTCGTACCTGTATCAGCACACCTCGATATGAAAGCTGCAGCGGCAAGTGTAGGAGAGAAGAAATTACATTTAATGCCCTTAGAAGATTTGAAAAAAATAACAGGCTACATACGAGGAGGTTGTTCACCCATAGGTATGAAAACACAATTTCCAACAGTCATAGATGCCAGTGTAGAGCAGTTTGATCAAATGTTTGTGAGTGCAGGTCAACGTGGCGTTCAAATGGGTTTAGCTCCGCAAGCATTAATAGAGGTAGTCAACGCAGAAGTGAAATCTATTGCCATATATGAATAG
- a CDS encoding transposase family protein: MCNDILKLLKIKDKNIQVVDVQDDVEVRGQLSTVIYGILSYIPQCCEKCGHKNESHIHKHGKRISRLMLLKSQEAYVYFNLAKQRYKCQYCQSTFTASTNIVEANCFIMNRVKLAIQDKLTQVRSEVDVMNECCMSPSTVK; the protein is encoded by the coding sequence ATGTGTAATGATATATTAAAATTACTTAAAATAAAAGACAAAAATATACAGGTGGTAGATGTTCAAGATGATGTTGAAGTACGAGGACAGCTTTCCACAGTCATTTACGGCATACTTTCATATATACCTCAGTGTTGTGAAAAATGTGGGCATAAGAATGAGAGTCACATTCATAAACATGGTAAGCGTATATCTCGTTTAATGTTGTTAAAGTCTCAAGAAGCCTATGTTTATTTTAATCTAGCAAAACAACGTTATAAGTGTCAGTACTGTCAAAGCACCTTTACAGCTTCTACAAATATTGTGGAAGCAAACTGTTTTATTATGAATCGTGTGAAGCTGGCCATTCAAGACAAACTGACACAAGTGCGTTCTGAAGTTGATGTTATGAACGAATGTTGTATGTCTCCAAGTACTGTGAAATGA
- a CDS encoding fructose-specific PTS transporter subunit EIIC, with amino-acid sequence MRITELLTKATVAMDLEATTKDEAILELAHQLNHAGKLNNLDDFVAAIHNRESQSSTGIGEGIAIPHAKVGAVDTPAIAFGKSKAGLDYNSLDMQPAHLFFMIAAPEAGAQTHLDALAKLSGILMDDQVREALLHATTPEEVLAIINKADDEVEDEENVTNHAADVDTTQPYVLAVTACPTGIAHTFMARDALKKQAEQMGVQIKVETNGAGGIKNHLTEEDIEKADGIIVAADVHVETNRFNGKNVVQVPVADGIKRPEALIQTALDKSRKPFVAEQGTTTSEGNEEKLSVGKTIYKHLMNGVSNMLPLVIAGGILMAIVFMIHPDAMDPNSSHYNAFADTLWQIGNKSAFALIVPILAGYIARSIADKPGFAAGLVGGMLAVSGDSGFIGGIIAGFLAGYLTQGIKSLTKNFPQMLEGLKPTLIYPIVSVTITGLAMIYIFNTPASWLNNALISGLDSLSGTNIVILGIVIGAMMAIDMGGPFNKAAYVFSTAALTAGNPAPITAAMVGGMVPPIALAFAMIIFRAKFTKEQRGSIIPNFVMGASFITEGAIPFAAADPLRVIPSMMVGSGIAGGLALLFGSQIQAPHGGLVVIFGTDFGHSLYTIIAIVIGALIGAVMYGLLKQKPKQTPTI; translated from the coding sequence ATGAGAATTACAGAATTACTTACAAAAGCAACAGTAGCAATGGATTTGGAAGCAACAACAAAAGATGAGGCGATATTAGAACTTGCACATCAACTCAACCATGCCGGGAAACTTAACAATTTAGATGATTTTGTGGCAGCAATACACAACAGGGAAAGTCAAAGTTCGACAGGTATTGGAGAGGGTATTGCGATCCCTCATGCCAAAGTAGGTGCGGTAGATACCCCTGCTATTGCATTTGGTAAATCTAAAGCGGGTCTTGATTACAATAGCTTAGATATGCAACCCGCACATCTATTCTTTATGATTGCAGCACCAGAAGCAGGTGCACAGACACATTTGGATGCCCTTGCTAAACTATCAGGGATTTTAATGGATGATCAAGTGCGTGAAGCTTTACTTCATGCAACGACGCCTGAAGAAGTTTTAGCAATTATCAATAAGGCAGATGATGAGGTTGAAGATGAAGAAAATGTAACAAATCATGCAGCAGATGTGGATACAACACAACCTTATGTATTAGCAGTCACAGCATGCCCAACAGGAATTGCACACACATTTATGGCACGCGATGCATTGAAAAAACAAGCAGAGCAAATGGGCGTTCAAATAAAAGTTGAAACAAATGGCGCGGGCGGTATTAAAAATCATTTGACGGAAGAGGATATTGAAAAAGCAGATGGTATTATTGTCGCTGCAGATGTGCATGTCGAAACGAATCGCTTTAATGGTAAAAACGTAGTACAAGTGCCGGTAGCAGATGGTATTAAACGACCAGAAGCATTGATACAAACGGCTTTGGATAAAAGTCGTAAGCCATTTGTAGCGGAGCAAGGTACAACAACTTCTGAAGGTAATGAAGAGAAGTTAAGTGTAGGTAAAACAATCTATAAACATTTAATGAACGGTGTTTCTAATATGCTACCGCTTGTTATTGCAGGTGGTATTCTGATGGCAATTGTCTTTATGATTCACCCAGACGCTATGGATCCGAACAGCAGTCATTATAATGCATTTGCAGATACGTTATGGCAGATTGGTAACAAAAGTGCCTTTGCATTAATTGTTCCGATTTTAGCAGGTTACATTGCACGTAGTATTGCAGATAAGCCGGGCTTTGCAGCAGGTCTTGTGGGTGGTATGCTCGCAGTTTCAGGTGATTCAGGCTTTATCGGTGGGATTATTGCAGGTTTCTTAGCAGGTTATTTAACACAGGGCATCAAGTCATTAACGAAAAACTTCCCACAAATGTTAGAAGGGTTAAAACCGACATTAATCTATCCAATTGTTTCTGTAACAATTACAGGTTTAGCGATGATTTATATCTTTAATACACCCGCATCATGGTTGAATAATGCATTGATTTCAGGATTGGATAGTTTGTCAGGTACAAACATCGTCATTCTCGGTATTGTAATTGGTGCAATGATGGCGATTGATATGGGTGGACCATTTAACAAAGCGGCTTATGTATTTAGTACGGCGGCTTTAACAGCTGGTAACCCTGCTCCAATTACAGCAGCAATGGTAGGGGGTATGGTTCCGCCAATCGCTTTAGCCTTTGCAATGATTATTTTTAGAGCGAAGTTTACAAAAGAGCAACGCGGTTCAATTATTCCTAACTTTGTAATGGGTGCAAGCTTTATTACAGAGGGTGCCATTCCATTTGCTGCGGCAGACCCATTGCGTGTTATACCATCAATGATGGTGGGCTCTGGTATTGCAGGTGGACTTGCATTGTTATTCGGTTCTCAAATTCAAGCTCCTCACGGTGGACTTGTAGTCATCTTCGGTACAGATTTTGGTCACTCACTTTATACAATTATAGCTATTGTAATAGGTGCACTTATCGGTGCAGTAATGTATGGATTACTCAAACAAAAACCAAAACAAACACCAACAATTTAA
- a CDS encoding hemolysin family protein: MDSTTIIYLLIFFTLIALTTVFVGSEFALVKVRATRIEQLIAEGNGNARVVKKMISNLDYYLSACQLGITVTSLGLGWLGEPLFERILHPVIELLNIPDPLVTTISIVTAFIIVTYIHVVIGELAPKTLAIQYTERIALLYARPLYYFGFVMKPLIWLMNGSARLIIRTFGVDPDVTNEAMSEEELKIIMNNSYHGGEINQTELAYMQNIFSFDERHAKDIMVPRTQMITLNEPFNVDELLETVKEHQFTRYPITEDGDKDHIKGFINVKEFLTEYASGVPIKVSHYIHELPMISETTRISDALVRMQREHVHISLIIDEYGGTAGILTMEDILEEIVGEIRDEFDDDEVNDIVQLDDKTYQINGRVLLSDLEDQFGIEFEDSEDIDTIGGWLQAQNTNLEHDDYVDTIFDRWVISEIENHQIIHVLLRYEYNAERPRSVDEEAQDEE, from the coding sequence TTGGATAGTACGACCATTATTTATTTACTTATATTTTTTACATTAATTGCGCTAACAACCGTCTTTGTAGGGTCTGAATTTGCGCTTGTAAAGGTACGTGCAACGCGTATTGAGCAGTTGATTGCAGAAGGGAACGGCAATGCACGTGTTGTGAAAAAGATGATTTCCAACTTAGATTATTACTTATCTGCCTGTCAATTAGGAATTACGGTAACATCATTAGGATTAGGGTGGTTAGGTGAACCATTATTTGAGCGAATACTACATCCTGTGATTGAACTATTGAATATACCAGACCCGCTCGTAACAACTATTTCTATTGTGACAGCATTTATTATTGTAACTTATATCCATGTTGTTATTGGGGAGTTAGCCCCTAAAACTTTAGCAATTCAATATACTGAGCGTATCGCTTTATTATATGCACGACCACTATATTATTTTGGTTTTGTCATGAAACCTTTAATTTGGTTGATGAACGGTTCAGCGCGACTCATTATTCGCACATTTGGTGTAGATCCAGATGTGACAAATGAAGCGATGTCAGAAGAAGAACTTAAAATTATTATGAATAATAGTTATCATGGTGGCGAAATCAATCAAACAGAGTTAGCATATATGCAAAATATTTTTTCGTTTGATGAGCGACATGCAAAAGATATTATGGTGCCACGTACACAGATGATTACACTTAATGAACCGTTTAATGTCGATGAATTGTTAGAAACAGTAAAGGAACATCAATTTACGCGTTATCCAATTACTGAAGATGGTGACAAGGACCATATTAAAGGATTTATTAATGTGAAAGAATTTTTAACTGAATATGCATCGGGTGTGCCGATTAAAGTGAGTCATTATATTCACGAGTTACCGATGATTTCTGAAACAACACGAATCAGTGACGCTTTAGTCCGTATGCAACGTGAACATGTGCATATCAGCTTGATTATTGATGAATATGGTGGAACAGCTGGGATTTTAACGATGGAAGATATATTGGAAGAGATCGTTGGCGAGATACGAGACGAGTTTGATGATGATGAAGTCAATGATATTGTACAATTGGATGATAAGACATATCAAATTAATGGTCGTGTGCTTTTAAGTGACCTTGAAGATCAGTTTGGTATTGAATTTGAAGATTCAGAGGATATAGATACCATTGGTGGTTGGTTACAAGCACAAAACACCAATTTAGAGCATGATGACTATGTAGATACTATTTTTGATCGCTGGGTCATTTCAGAAATTGAAAATCATCAAATCATTCATGTCTTATTACGTTATGAATATAATGCAGAACGTCCGCGAAGTGTAGATGAAGAAGCACAAGATGAAGAGTAA